From the genome of Stigmatella aurantiaca, one region includes:
- a CDS encoding DUF2750 domain-containing protein yields the protein MTQEMSEARLQAVWALPPERRHAWFVQRVRESGEAWGLYANGWALAQDAQGNDVLPLWPGAAFAQRCATRMWAAYAPRRVALAELLEEMLPELAAEGIPVGVFFNPDGEGWPVAAQELGAQLVGHARA from the coding sequence ATGACGCAGGAGATGTCCGAGGCGAGGCTCCAGGCGGTGTGGGCCTTGCCGCCCGAGCGGCGCCATGCCTGGTTCGTGCAGCGGGTCCGCGAGTCGGGCGAGGCGTGGGGCCTGTACGCGAACGGCTGGGCGCTGGCCCAGGATGCGCAGGGCAACGATGTGCTGCCGTTGTGGCCGGGGGCCGCGTTCGCCCAGCGGTGCGCCACGCGGATGTGGGCCGCCTATGCGCCCCGGCGGGTGGCGCTGGCCGAGCTGCTGGAGGAGATGCTGCCCGAGCTGGCGGCGGAGGGCATTCCGGTGGGGGTCTTCTTCAACCCGGACGGAGAGGGCTGGCCGGTGGCGGCCCAGGAGCTTGGCGCCCAGCTCGTGGGTCACGCCCGCGCCTGA
- a CDS encoding serine/threonine protein kinase yields MSPVVRSPGTMTNELSESPRSLGRYELVHLLGQGGMGEVYLARISGAAGFEKPCIVKTILPTLLKDGQFLERFHHEAKVLVHLVHSSIAQVYDMGEADGTYYMALEYVAGVDVAHLAEQSREKRLPFPVPVALSLAQRIAEGLGYAHRKTGLDGTPLGIVHRDVSPHNVMVSYEGEVKVIDFGLAKSAARSKYTLPATVMGKLGYMSPEQARAEPLDHRSDIYSCGVVLWELLAGRPLVPHGTVGEMMAAMAHPTVPSLREVRPDVSPALEAVVRRALEPLPHNRYARTDDFARALNAQLVESGVPLSTEDVGTFVRAVCPEAFSAQRKLISSLSRERPEPMPPSPTAHGLPAVGVAPPHAPGVGPVGLEATSVRPLHPQADDSAPIHPVATLMQGSLGHARPPGDALAPAAHASQVSPASRRVMVLALGFAAFGLVSASVGATLYFMSGPGEAPPARVEVHPPGPPPFPHAERGPPGARPPPPGPPPFPPGNAPPGAPGADPLRATPVRASAEPAPVAHAVETQPAGAPEPKVSAPARIWVSNAVQVHARGNNGYGIPVGSATGLKPEMVLQVVGPSGPKGLRKVLGQATVEQVVGRVTTVRLDAAALKAQGPRYVALPDARPAPAPAEAKVRVLAGGAKISGLKHLNKRITLYNGEDEALTSCVATLSGKRRLAVGTLPKGFKDYAWRYVRLHADAPEVPAGTLRLQCSEGSADFAFSE; encoded by the coding sequence GTGAGCCCTGTGGTGCGCTCACCGGGCACGATGACCAACGAACTCTCAGAGTCGCCCCGCAGCCTCGGACGCTATGAACTCGTCCACCTGCTGGGCCAGGGCGGAATGGGCGAGGTGTACCTCGCCCGGATTTCCGGCGCGGCGGGCTTCGAGAAGCCGTGCATCGTGAAGACCATCCTGCCCACCTTGCTCAAGGACGGGCAGTTCCTGGAGCGCTTCCACCACGAGGCCAAGGTGCTGGTGCACCTGGTCCACTCGTCCATTGCCCAGGTGTATGACATGGGCGAGGCGGACGGCACCTATTACATGGCGCTCGAGTACGTGGCCGGGGTGGATGTGGCGCACCTGGCCGAGCAGTCGCGCGAGAAGCGGCTGCCCTTCCCCGTGCCGGTGGCGCTCTCGCTCGCCCAGCGCATCGCCGAGGGGTTGGGCTATGCCCACCGCAAGACGGGCCTGGATGGCACGCCGCTGGGCATTGTCCACCGGGATGTGTCCCCGCACAACGTGATGGTGTCCTACGAGGGCGAAGTCAAAGTCATCGACTTCGGCCTCGCCAAGTCCGCGGCGCGCAGCAAGTACACGCTGCCCGCCACGGTGATGGGCAAGCTGGGGTACATGTCCCCGGAGCAGGCCCGGGCCGAGCCGTTGGATCACCGCAGCGACATCTACTCCTGCGGGGTGGTGCTCTGGGAGCTGCTGGCGGGCCGGCCCCTGGTGCCGCATGGGACGGTGGGCGAGATGATGGCCGCCATGGCCCACCCCACCGTGCCCTCGCTGCGCGAGGTGCGGCCGGATGTCAGCCCCGCGCTCGAGGCGGTGGTGCGCCGCGCCCTGGAGCCGCTTCCCCACAACCGGTATGCCCGCACCGATGACTTCGCGCGCGCGCTCAACGCGCAGCTCGTGGAGTCCGGGGTGCCGCTGAGCACCGAGGACGTGGGCACCTTCGTGCGGGCGGTGTGCCCCGAGGCCTTCTCCGCGCAGCGCAAGCTCATCTCCAGCCTCTCCCGTGAGCGCCCGGAACCCATGCCCCCGTCCCCGACGGCCCACGGGTTGCCGGCCGTGGGGGTGGCCCCGCCCCATGCCCCCGGCGTGGGCCCGGTGGGGCTGGAGGCCACCTCGGTGCGTCCCCTGCATCCGCAGGCGGACGACAGCGCCCCGATTCATCCGGTGGCCACCTTGATGCAGGGCAGCCTGGGACATGCCCGGCCTCCGGGGGATGCCCTGGCGCCCGCGGCCCATGCGTCTCAGGTGTCCCCCGCCTCGCGGCGGGTGATGGTGCTCGCGCTGGGGTTCGCCGCGTTCGGGCTGGTGAGCGCCTCCGTGGGGGCCACCCTGTACTTCATGAGTGGCCCCGGGGAGGCCCCGCCTGCCCGGGTGGAGGTGCATCCGCCCGGGCCCCCGCCCTTTCCCCATGCGGAGCGCGGGCCCCCCGGAGCCAGGCCCCCGCCGCCGGGGCCGCCGCCTTTCCCGCCGGGGAACGCTCCCCCCGGTGCGCCGGGAGCGGACCCACTCCGCGCCACGCCCGTCCGGGCCTCGGCCGAGCCAGCCCCCGTGGCCCATGCCGTGGAGACGCAGCCCGCGGGGGCTCCCGAGCCGAAAGTGTCCGCGCCCGCCCGGATCTGGGTGAGCAACGCCGTGCAGGTGCACGCGCGTGGCAACAATGGCTATGGGATTCCCGTGGGGAGCGCCACGGGCCTCAAGCCGGAGATGGTCTTGCAGGTGGTGGGGCCTTCGGGGCCCAAGGGCTTGCGGAAGGTGCTGGGCCAGGCCACCGTGGAGCAGGTGGTGGGGCGGGTCACCACGGTGCGTCTGGATGCCGCGGCGCTCAAGGCGCAGGGGCCTCGCTACGTGGCGTTGCCCGACGCCCGGCCCGCGCCGGCGCCCGCCGAGGCCAAGGTCCGGGTGCTGGCGGGGGGCGCGAAGATTTCGGGCCTCAAGCACCTGAACAAGAGAATCACCCTCTACAACGGGGAAGACGAAGCGCTGACGAGCTGCGTGGCGACCCTGTCCGGCAAGCGCCGTCTGGCCGTGGGCACGCTGCCCAAGGGCTTCAAGGACTACGCCTGGCGGTACGTGCGCCTCCATGCTGACGCGCCCGAGGTGCCGGCCGGCACCCTGCGCCTCCAGTGCTCCGAGGGGAGTGCGGACTTCGCCTTTTCGGAATGA
- a CDS encoding RDD family protein, producing MFTSHLGQVHTRSRFRLWGADLLDLGTAGLLGWGAARALDLEQSRASVLASMAALWLLVGIVGGLRGWTLGRRLFDVQLVSAQGTPPGPLRALLRAFTTLPDVFLVPLLPARPLDRLLQVHGERPAPGLGPWLRGLSWQLPWVAALAVALGFIALPTRHEAFSYLDSTLIGWKCCHGYRRHQDTWMCQRSLSRLVREAKANTPEAKPLVAQCPEVASRLAP from the coding sequence TTGTTCACATCACACCTGGGGCAGGTCCACACCCGGTCCCGGTTCCGGCTGTGGGGCGCGGACCTGCTGGACCTGGGCACCGCGGGGCTCCTGGGCTGGGGCGCCGCCCGGGCCCTCGACCTGGAACAGAGCCGCGCCTCCGTGCTGGCCTCCATGGCGGCCCTGTGGCTGCTCGTGGGGATTGTGGGAGGACTGCGGGGGTGGACGCTGGGACGCCGGCTGTTCGACGTTCAACTGGTGTCCGCCCAGGGCACCCCACCCGGGCCGCTCCGGGCCCTGCTCCGGGCGTTCACCACCCTGCCAGACGTGTTCCTCGTTCCCCTGTTGCCCGCCCGCCCCCTGGACCGGCTGCTCCAGGTGCATGGGGAGCGCCCCGCCCCGGGCCTGGGCCCCTGGCTTCGGGGACTCTCCTGGCAGCTTCCCTGGGTGGCCGCGCTCGCCGTGGCCCTGGGCTTCATCGCCCTGCCCACCCGGCACGAGGCCTTTTCCTACCTGGACAGCACGCTCATCGGCTGGAAGTGCTGCCACGGCTACCGGCGGCACCAGGACACCTGGATGTGCCAGCGCTCGCTCTCCCGCCTCGTGCGCGAGGCGAAAGCGAACACCCCGGAGGCCAAGCCCCTGGTGGCGCAGTGCCCCGAGGTGGCCTCGCGCCTGGCGCCGTGA
- a CDS encoding response regulator encodes MRGRVLVVDDDPLVSSALRRTLAREHDVEVVVSSRKALDMLIAPEGIYDVILCDLMMPEMTGMELHAQLAAAAPEQARRMVFVTGGAYTPAAQSFLERVSNPRLEKPFEPDKLRERVREWVALVRTA; translated from the coding sequence ATGCGAGGTCGGGTGTTGGTGGTGGATGATGATCCGTTGGTGAGTTCGGCGCTGCGGCGGACGCTGGCCCGGGAGCATGACGTGGAGGTGGTGGTCAGCTCCCGGAAGGCGCTGGACATGCTCATCGCCCCGGAGGGCATCTATGACGTCATCCTCTGTGACTTGATGATGCCGGAGATGACGGGCATGGAGCTGCACGCGCAGCTCGCGGCGGCCGCCCCCGAGCAGGCGCGCCGGATGGTGTTCGTCACGGGCGGTGCCTATACCCCGGCGGCCCAGTCCTTCCTGGAGCGGGTGAGCAACCCCCGTCTGGAGAAGCCCTTCGAGCCGGACAAGCTCCGCGAGCGCGTCCGGGAGTGGGTGGCCCTGGTGCGCACCGCGTAA
- a CDS encoding sigma 54-interacting transcriptional regulator — protein MDTPLIVGRAAEGGLQLLDEKVSREHCIIEPAGPTGHVLRDLGSRNGTWLNGQLLVETTRLRPGDHLSLGESVLVYEPPFDALRARDGESTLVLTRSPPAPSWNNLSPSPDVLARAGELAVRAALAPSPEAAAHLVLESLHSALQPSALTVLRLGLQGSLRALVARPLGAHLTLSRELVTAALRLGRVLTMPEIQALPEPDKQMTRVRKGQAHVLCAPLYAGGAPAGAICVLRESPFHDEEMALAGALAGAAGPSLCPAVEPSSPDRRRYTPPVAESPSMREALRLASAAAQAQTAVLITGERGTGKEEIARATHCLGVRAPGPFIALHCGALRPEHAEAELFGHEKGALPGEGARPGAFEQADGGTLFLDQVGHLPAPLQVKLLRTLQDRMVHRVGGRVGVPVDVRVVAATHRPLIEAVRAGTFREDLYWRLNGMRIHLPPLRDRPEDVLPLAERFLSRLRPQMGCHIQGFTDEAQATLRAHPWPGNARQLANAIEQALLLMPSGEHIGPGDLPAEVRASKPSP, from the coding sequence TTGGATACGCCCCTCATCGTGGGCCGTGCGGCCGAAGGAGGGCTCCAGCTCCTCGACGAGAAGGTCAGCCGCGAGCATTGCATCATCGAGCCCGCGGGCCCCACGGGCCACGTGCTGAGGGACCTGGGCTCGCGCAATGGCACCTGGCTCAATGGCCAGCTCCTCGTTGAGACCACGCGGCTGCGGCCGGGAGATCACCTCTCGCTGGGCGAAAGCGTGCTCGTCTATGAGCCGCCCTTCGATGCCCTGCGGGCCCGGGACGGCGAGTCCACGCTCGTGCTCACCCGGAGCCCGCCGGCGCCCTCCTGGAACAACCTCTCGCCCTCTCCGGACGTGCTCGCCCGCGCGGGGGAGCTGGCCGTGCGCGCCGCCCTCGCCCCGTCGCCCGAGGCCGCCGCCCACCTCGTCCTGGAGTCCCTCCACTCCGCCCTCCAGCCCTCCGCGCTCACGGTGCTGCGCCTGGGCCTTCAGGGCTCCCTGCGGGCCCTGGTGGCACGGCCTCTGGGCGCGCACCTGACGCTGAGCCGCGAGCTGGTGACCGCGGCGCTGCGCCTGGGCCGGGTCCTCACCATGCCCGAAATCCAGGCCCTGCCCGAGCCCGACAAACAGATGACCCGCGTGCGCAAGGGCCAGGCCCACGTCCTGTGCGCTCCTTTATATGCGGGTGGGGCCCCCGCCGGTGCGATCTGCGTCCTGCGCGAGAGCCCCTTCCATGACGAGGAGATGGCCCTGGCCGGCGCCCTCGCGGGGGCCGCGGGCCCCTCCCTGTGTCCCGCCGTCGAGCCGTCCTCCCCGGACCGGCGCCGCTACACCCCGCCCGTGGCCGAGAGCCCTTCCATGCGCGAAGCCTTGCGCTTGGCCAGCGCCGCGGCGCAGGCCCAGACCGCCGTGCTCATCACCGGCGAGCGGGGCACCGGCAAGGAGGAGATCGCCCGCGCCACCCACTGTCTGGGCGTCCGGGCCCCCGGGCCCTTCATCGCCCTTCACTGCGGGGCCCTGCGGCCCGAGCATGCCGAGGCCGAACTCTTCGGCCACGAGAAGGGCGCCCTTCCCGGGGAGGGCGCCCGGCCCGGGGCCTTCGAGCAGGCCGACGGAGGCACCCTGTTCCTGGACCAGGTAGGGCACTTGCCCGCCCCGCTCCAGGTGAAGCTGCTGCGCACGCTCCAGGACCGGATGGTGCACCGCGTGGGCGGACGCGTGGGCGTCCCCGTGGACGTGCGCGTGGTGGCGGCCACCCACCGCCCTCTCATCGAGGCGGTGCGCGCGGGCACCTTCCGCGAGGACCTCTACTGGCGCCTCAACGGGATGCGCATCCACCTGCCCCCGCTCCGGGACCGGCCCGAGGACGTGCTGCCCCTGGCCGAGCGGTTCCTGTCGCGCTTGAGGCCCCAGATGGGCTGCCACATCCAGGGCTTCACGGACGAAGCCCAGGCTACCCTGCGCGCCCACCCCTGGCCGGGCAACGCGCGCCAGCTCGCCAATGCCATCGAGCAGGCGTTGCTCCTCATGCCGTCCGGAGAGCACATCGGCCCCGGAGATCTCCCCGCCGAGGTGAGGGCCTCCAAGCCCTCGCCGTGA
- a CDS encoding SIMPL domain-containing protein: MKTSRIVPMFALLTSLAAMAQPQTASQARADLSVRTVRVEGTGETKAQPDEAWIDLAVETQGATAKAAGEENAKKIERVLAALTAAGIPRKEMETRNYSVYPDYAQPDPRSEPKLRGYRANNTLSVHTRELGRLGEWIDRALASGANRVDGVRFGLSKADAVRAEALRQAVERARKSAEVLAAALGVRLGAVLEASTVAEPPRLYPARAMMAMASDKSAEASTQILPEEQTVQAQVTLVYAIEPAR; the protein is encoded by the coding sequence GTGAAGACCTCTCGAATCGTTCCGATGTTCGCGCTGCTCACCAGCCTGGCGGCCATGGCGCAGCCCCAGACCGCGTCCCAGGCCCGTGCCGACCTCTCGGTGCGCACCGTGCGGGTGGAGGGCACCGGCGAAACCAAGGCCCAGCCCGACGAGGCCTGGATCGACCTGGCCGTGGAGACGCAGGGCGCCACGGCGAAGGCGGCCGGTGAGGAGAACGCCAAGAAGATAGAGCGCGTGCTGGCCGCGCTGACCGCCGCGGGCATTCCCCGCAAGGAGATGGAGACGCGCAACTACTCGGTCTATCCCGACTACGCGCAGCCGGATCCCCGCTCGGAGCCGAAGCTGCGCGGCTACCGGGCCAACAACACCCTCTCGGTGCACACGCGGGAGCTGGGACGGCTGGGCGAGTGGATTGACCGCGCGCTGGCCTCGGGCGCCAACCGGGTGGACGGGGTGCGCTTCGGGCTGAGCAAGGCGGACGCGGTGCGCGCCGAGGCCCTTCGCCAGGCGGTGGAGCGGGCGCGCAAGTCGGCGGAGGTGCTGGCCGCGGCGCTGGGCGTGCGGCTGGGCGCCGTGCTGGAGGCAAGCACCGTGGCGGAGCCCCCGCGCCTCTATCCGGCCCGGGCCATGATGGCGATGGCGTCGGACAAGAGCGCCGAGGCCTCCACGCAGATTCTTCCGGAGGAGCAGACCGTCCAGGCGCAGGTGACGCTCGTCTACGCCATCGAGCCTGCCCGCTAG
- a CDS encoding methyl-accepting chemotaxis protein gives MKDPSPPASLPIGNVYSAFLWQRWPRRLQQLGRMAVAGSGLLLLLAAPWIPGTFESPSFLGVVGLRLLGLGLAVAALRLRNLKSGPWVSVGCLALWILSSQASFYVAGAQRSMPHTALLLLCLLLVPLVLPLHPAGRILFYSAVSVSHGVMEFTLGAGDALAPRLMGIATLSASTVAIALPLRSTLRALQRLFFLKMKIGSTSRTLKTSRAQVNEATETLARLVETLQNSTLELSSDSARARMETERITQASEAVARMAQAASERAFGASSIVSQATGHTERIDAQMERVKSGMNSIGHAIGHTESSLRELVHHARQIVSFTNTLQEFANQTDVLALNASLEAARAGEAGRSFAVVAREVRKLSEASKGSSVKINEVVRGIHEQLDSTLQGMGAIRQNTSQFENNFADARKTLESIRDIVTRIEQMMRSTMEDATAQAGATGAIFSGAAQLQGLVEAHAQMSAGVAVTADQLGHLADELRELLPRKEPGLAAPSPGVPSPAVAPSPAHAPKAVA, from the coding sequence ATGAAGGATCCTTCCCCTCCAGCCTCCCTGCCCATCGGGAACGTGTACTCGGCATTCCTCTGGCAGCGCTGGCCTCGTCGGCTCCAGCAGCTGGGCAGGATGGCCGTGGCGGGAAGCGGCCTGCTGTTGCTGCTCGCCGCGCCCTGGATACCCGGCACGTTCGAGAGCCCTTCGTTCCTGGGCGTGGTGGGCTTGCGGCTCCTGGGGCTGGGGCTGGCGGTGGCTGCCCTGCGGCTGCGGAACCTCAAGTCCGGCCCCTGGGTGAGCGTGGGGTGCCTGGCGCTGTGGATCCTCTCCAGCCAGGCCTCGTTCTATGTGGCGGGCGCCCAGCGCAGCATGCCGCACACGGCCCTGCTGCTCTTGTGCCTGCTGCTCGTGCCGCTGGTGCTCCCCCTGCACCCCGCCGGGCGGATCCTCTTCTACAGCGCCGTGAGCGTCAGCCACGGGGTGATGGAGTTCACCCTGGGCGCGGGGGATGCGCTGGCGCCCCGGCTGATGGGCATCGCCACGCTGAGCGCCAGCACCGTGGCCATTGCCCTGCCCCTGCGCTCCACGCTGCGTGCCCTGCAGCGGCTGTTCTTCCTCAAGATGAAGATCGGCTCGACGTCACGGACCTTGAAGACGTCCCGGGCCCAGGTGAACGAGGCCACCGAGACGCTGGCCCGGCTGGTAGAGACGCTGCAGAACTCCACGCTGGAGCTGTCCAGTGATTCGGCGCGCGCGCGCATGGAGACCGAGCGCATCACCCAGGCCAGCGAGGCCGTGGCGCGCATGGCCCAGGCCGCCTCCGAGCGCGCCTTTGGCGCCAGCAGCATCGTGTCCCAGGCCACCGGGCACACCGAGCGCATCGACGCCCAGATGGAGCGCGTGAAGAGTGGAATGAACAGCATCGGGCACGCCATCGGGCACACCGAGAGCAGCCTGCGGGAGCTCGTCCACCACGCCCGGCAGATCGTCTCCTTCACGAACACGCTGCAGGAGTTCGCCAATCAGACGGACGTGCTCGCGCTCAATGCCTCGCTGGAAGCCGCCCGCGCGGGCGAGGCCGGGCGGAGCTTCGCGGTCGTCGCCCGCGAGGTCCGCAAGCTGTCCGAGGCCTCCAAGGGCAGCTCGGTGAAGATCAACGAGGTGGTGCGCGGCATCCACGAGCAGTTGGACTCGACCCTGCAGGGCATGGGCGCCATCCGGCAGAACACCAGCCAGTTCGAGAACAACTTCGCCGATGCCCGCAAGACGCTGGAGTCCATCCGGGACATCGTCACCCGCATCGAGCAGATGATGCGCTCCACCATGGAAGACGCCACCGCGCAGGCGGGCGCCACCGGGGCCATCTTCTCGGGCGCCGCCCAGCTTCAGGGCCTCGTCGAGGCCCACGCGCAGATGAGCGCCGGCGTGGCCGTCACCGCCGACCAGCTCGGGCACCTCGCCGACGAGCTGCGCGAGCTGCTTCCCAGGAAGGAGCCCGGCCTCGCGGCCCCCTCGCCCGGGGTACCCTCCCCCGCGGTGGCGCCTTCGCCCGCCCACGCCCCCAAGGCCGTCGCCTAG